From the Choloepus didactylus isolate mChoDid1 chromosome 20, mChoDid1.pri, whole genome shotgun sequence genome, one window contains:
- the LOC119516515 gene encoding zinc finger protein 596-like: MLENINHLVSVGCQVFKSDVIFHLVHGEEVWREAIRFLQNQSQVRKSIFKKEEILFTQSTCRKNTSNIMSLQISHTEKNSMKCNYLQEDTTHTSTVSQQSLIQMKRKPYFPKPLEKVFSEQSSFNHIRSKSHECHLCGKAFSQSAQLHEHERSHKGEKPHECHLCGKAFSRSYSLKIHEKSHTGEKPHECHVCGKVFSLSSSLKRHEMSHTGEKPHECNVCGKAFSVFSYLKIHQVSHTGEKPHACHLCGKAFSHYSSLKKHESSHTGEKPHKCHLCGKAFSQSASLRQHVRTHTEKQHKCHLCGKAFSQSALLCEHERYHTGEKPHECHICGKAFSCSDYLKQHQKRHTGEKPHKCHLCGKAFSQSAHLHQHERTHTGEKPHQCHLCGKVFGRFAHLHKHERTHRRETP; encoded by the exons GATGTCAGGTCTTCAAATCAGATGTGATTTTCCACTTGGTGCATGGAGAGGAAGTGTGGAGAGAAGCAATAAGATTTCTTCAAAATCAGAGTCAAG tcaggaaaagcatctttaaaaaagaagaaattctattTACACAATCTACCTGCAGGAAAAACACTTCTAACATCATGTCATTG CAGATATCTCACACTGAGAAGAATTCTATGAAATGTAATTATTTGCAAGAAGATACCACTCACACATCCACAGTTAGTCAACAATCATTAattcaaatgaaaaggaaaccatATTTTCCCAAACCACTTGAGAAAGTCTTCAGTGAGCAGTCATCTTTTAATCACATTAGAAGTAAATCacatgaatgtcatctatgtgggaaagccttcagtcaatcTGCTCAGCTTCACGAACATGAGAGAAGTCACAAAGGAGAGAAACCTCATGAATGTcacctatgtgggaaagccttcagtcgcTCCTATTCTCTTAAAATACATGAGAAatctcacactggagagaaaccccatgaatgtcatgtatgtgggaaagtcttcagtCTTTCCTCTTCCCTTAAAAGACATGAGATGTCACACACTGGTGAGAAACCCCATGAATGTAatgtatgtgggaaagctttcagtgttttctCTTACCTTAAAATACATCAGGTatcacacactggagagaaacctcatGCATGTcacctatgtgggaaagccttcagtcattaCTCTTCCCTTAAAAAACATGAGAGctctcacacaggagagaaaccccataaatgccatctatgtggTAAAGCCTTCAGTCAATCTGCTAGTCTTCGCCAACATGTGAGAACTCACACAGAGAAACAGCataaatgccatctatgtgggaaagccttcagtcaatcTGCTCTTCTTTGTGAACATGAGAGAtaccacacaggagagaaacctcaTGAATGTcatatatgtgggaaagccttcagctgTTCTGATTACCTTAAACAACACCAGAAAAggcacactggagagaaaccccataAATGTCacctgtgtgggaaagccttcagtcaatcTGCTCATCTTCACCAACATGAGAGgactcacacaggagagaaaccacatcagtgtcatctatgtgggaaagtcttTGGTCGGTTTGCTCACCTTCAcaaacatgagagaactcacaggagagaaaccccatAA